A window of Ignavibacteriales bacterium contains these coding sequences:
- a CDS encoding isoprenylcysteine carboxylmethyltransferase family protein, with translation MESQNAINILVALNLFVSMSANYSGAKKGLKTSITKVVERPATFLQKVPPNIAALVLILTILSIFKIGSLTDSFEIQFENIRIAGLIMFLIFSWLQVWTYKSLGKDYAQDIVILKEHQLHTTGIYKFIRHPQYISQILSDLGAGLALLSFTIVPIVILFELPLFIMRASVEDKLLQKYFGEKFAAYKKQSGFIIPFIG, from the coding sequence ATGGAATCTCAAAATGCAATAAACATTCTTGTAGCCCTAAATTTGTTCGTTTCTATGAGTGCAAATTACTCAGGTGCAAAAAAAGGACTTAAAACATCTATTACTAAGGTTGTAGAAAGACCGGCAACATTTCTGCAAAAAGTACCTCCTAATATTGCCGCTTTAGTTCTTATACTAACAATCTTATCTATCTTTAAAATTGGATCACTAACAGATAGTTTTGAAATTCAATTTGAAAATATTCGCATTGCCGGACTAATTATGTTTCTAATTTTTTCTTGGCTTCAAGTATGGACATACAAATCACTTGGGAAAGATTATGCACAAGATATTGTTATTCTAAAAGAACACCAGCTACACACAACGGGGATCTATAAATTTATTCGTCATCCGCAATATATCAGTCAAATACTTTCAGACCTTGGTGCAGGACTAGCGCTATTAAGTTTTACAATTGTTCCGATAGTAATTTTATTTGAACTGCCTCTTTTTATAATGCGAGCGTCGGTTGAAGATAAGCTGCTTCAAAAGTATTTCGGTGAAAAGTTTGCCGCATATAAAAAGCAAAGCGGGTTTATTATTCCGTTCATCGGATAA
- a CDS encoding N-acetylmuramoyl-L-alanine amidase, whose protein sequence is MKTKLFLFIILLTASITFSQRLYKISVQISGREETLSYVTKAGIDYASAKELSSLLGVTQFFNAEAAKIELKFKDYILKFTAKNQFVILNRKSDGARSIFQIPISTLLLKEDVFIPLIYCIEYISLGYGEKISFDSRAKNLIINEEPFAAESFVTAKQSQEKEIKPPDPETPVEKVSSKYDINSIEVEEKSNGTLIRLKASRKLNIPRHSINNNTLYVFLSGVTIAPDIINLVKHAGLVQRIKKTVITSRNNQLEFVLNDGYSTTEALQDLDNNDILITIHNKLFDSTPLNVDDARSKWLFDSVVIDAGHGGKDPGAIGVTGVKEKNVNLAVALKLGKLIEKNLQGVHVVFTRKTDEFIELYKRGKIANENGGKLFISIHCNSTEAKDISYRGFEVYLLRPGRTSQAIKIAEFENSVIKYEDNPDRYQKLTDENFILVSMAHSQFMRYSETFSDLLDQEWKKDVKIPVLGIKQAGFYVLVGASMPGVLIETGFLSNRKDEAHLASTAGQNEIAQAIFSSIKKYKENYEKEFGK, encoded by the coding sequence ATGAAAACCAAATTATTTCTGTTTATAATCTTATTGACTGCCTCGATTACATTTTCGCAGCGTCTATATAAAATTTCAGTTCAGATTTCAGGAAGAGAAGAAACATTATCATATGTTACTAAAGCAGGAATTGACTATGCATCTGCAAAAGAATTATCATCTCTTCTTGGCGTAACACAGTTTTTCAATGCTGAGGCAGCAAAGATTGAACTTAAGTTCAAAGATTATATTCTCAAGTTTACAGCAAAAAATCAATTTGTAATTCTCAATCGCAAATCTGACGGCGCACGATCAATTTTTCAAATTCCCATTTCTACATTATTGTTAAAGGAAGATGTGTTTATTCCTCTCATCTATTGTATTGAATATATAAGTCTTGGTTACGGGGAAAAAATTTCTTTCGACAGCCGCGCTAAAAACTTAATTATTAATGAAGAACCGTTTGCGGCAGAGTCTTTTGTTACTGCAAAACAATCCCAAGAAAAAGAAATTAAACCACCTGATCCAGAAACTCCGGTCGAAAAGGTAAGTTCGAAGTATGATATAAATTCTATTGAAGTGGAAGAAAAATCTAACGGAACATTAATCCGACTTAAAGCGAGCCGCAAATTAAATATTCCAAGGCACTCAATAAACAATAACACTTTGTATGTGTTCCTATCGGGAGTAACAATAGCGCCGGATATTATTAACTTAGTCAAACATGCGGGACTTGTTCAACGGATCAAAAAAACAGTAATCACATCTAGAAATAATCAACTGGAGTTTGTTCTAAACGATGGATATTCCACAACCGAAGCATTACAAGATTTAGATAATAATGATATTCTTATTACAATTCACAATAAACTTTTTGATTCTACACCATTAAATGTTGATGATGCAAGATCCAAATGGCTATTTGATTCTGTTGTAATTGATGCGGGGCATGGCGGAAAAGATCCCGGAGCTATTGGTGTAACAGGAGTGAAGGAGAAGAATGTAAATCTTGCAGTTGCTCTAAAACTTGGAAAATTAATAGAGAAAAATCTTCAGGGAGTTCACGTAGTATTTACACGTAAGACAGATGAGTTTATTGAACTATATAAAAGGGGGAAGATCGCTAATGAAAATGGAGGTAAACTTTTCATTTCAATTCACTGCAATTCAACCGAAGCTAAAGATATTTCGTATCGCGGATTTGAAGTTTATCTTTTACGTCCCGGCAGAACTTCGCAGGCAATTAAAATTGCAGAATTTGAAAATAGCGTAATCAAATACGAAGACAATCCCGATCGTTATCAAAAACTTACAGACGAAAATTTTATTCTAGTAAGTATGGCGCATTCTCAATTTATGCGTTACTCAGAAACATTTTCCGATCTCTTAGATCAAGAGTGGAAAAAAGATGTAAAGATTCCCGTTTTAGGTATTAAGCAGGCGGGGTTTTATGTTCTGGTTGGTGCTTCCATGCCTGGAGTTTTAATTGAAACCGGATTTTTATCTAACAGAAAAGATGAAGCTCATCTTGCAAGCACAGCAGGGCAAAATGAAATAGCCCAAGCAATTTTTTCTTCTATTAAAAAATATAAAGAGAATTACGAGAAAGAATTTGGGAAGTAG